One genomic segment of Gasterosteus aculeatus chromosome 6, fGasAcu3.hap1.1, whole genome shotgun sequence includes these proteins:
- the prorsd1 gene encoding prolyl-tRNA synthetase associated domain-containing protein 1, which translates to MAEGLRSELDEFLQGLNIQTTCVDHPPVFTVEEMMPHLQDVSGAVTKNLFLKDKKKKGLWLVSARHDRQVNLNNLAKKLGVGSGNLRFAEEAAMLEKLKVGQGCATALALLFDKDHSVRCVLDRDLVEGGHERVYFHPMTNAATMGLRPDDLLRFLKETGHEPVLESFE; encoded by the exons ATGGCTGAAGGGCTGCGGTCGGAGCTGGATGAATTCCTGCAGGGTTTAAACATCCAGACGACGTGTGTGGATCACCCGCCG GTGTTCACCGTCGAGGAGATGATGCCTCACCTGCAGGACGTGAGCGGAGCCGTAACCaagaacctcttcctgaaggacaagaagaagaagggcctGTGGCTGGTGTCGGCTCGGCACGACCGCCAG GTGAACCTCAACAACCTCGCCAAGAAGCTGGGTGTCGGCAGCGGCAACCTGCGCTTCGCAGAGGAGGCGGCCATGTTGGAGAAACTCAAG GTGGGTCAGGGCTGTGCGACCGCTCTCGCTCTGCTCTTCGACAAGGACCACAGTGTGAGGTGCGTCCTGGACCGGGACCTGGTGGAGGGAGGCCACGAGCGGGTCTACTTCCACCCCATGACCAACGCCGCCACCATGGGGCTGCGCCCGGACGACCTGCTGCGCTTCCTCAAGGAGACGGGCCACGAACCCGTCCTGGAGAGCTTCGAGTAG